A genomic stretch from Oreochromis niloticus isolate F11D_XX linkage group LG11, O_niloticus_UMD_NMBU, whole genome shotgun sequence includes:
- the pex5 gene encoding peroxisomal biogenesis factor 5 isoform X2 yields MAMRELVEAECGGANPLMKLTSHMTKEGGPWRNATAPPIHPTPIEIATEEDLVNEFLQEPPRPPQTFDMGQLLEEMQQIDQQSYRQAPQRAPDVAALALSGDWVEEFLQGSDSASAPGLIALGDTADADWTKEFIAEAADPGRWAEEYLEQSEEKLWLGDLGDKANEWTKEYQAEDELRQTANELVSKVDDPKLQNTEFLRFIRQIGEGTVTVESKTDKQLTDKAQAENAQNWASNLNQFLMKTGGGSLPLEPPEVNKKIDKVKAKQAEQWARVVRQVSEESAEAWVDEFATSGPDFQQAKAAVESDVDFWEKLQQEWEEMAKRDAESHPWLSDFDQLLSTSYDKGYQFEEENPYLSHPDPLSEGLKRMEAGDIPGAVRFFESAVQKEPDNQLAWQYLGTCQAENEQEFAAISALRRCIELKNDNLTALMALAVSFTNESLHRQACETLRDWLKHNPKYHSVWEQSERECSKDGSKEREKDRERSLFTDVQSMYLRAANVDPTQVDPQLQCGLGVLFNLSGEYDKAVDCFSAALSVTPQDYLLWNKLGATLANGSRSEEAVAAYRRALELQPGFVRSRYNLGISCVNLGAHREAVEHFLEALSLQRQAVEDGARAPRGPGGAAATMMSDNIWSTLRMALSMMGESSLYAAADRRDLDTLMAHFCQREVDGGTE; encoded by the exons ATGGCGATGCGTGAGTTGGTGGAGGCAGAATGTGGGGGAGCCAATCCCCTCATGAAGCTGACCAGTCACATGACCAAGGAAGGGGGGCCATGGCGGAACGCCACAGCACCTCCG attcaCCCCACTCCCATTGAAATTGCAACTGAGGAAGAT CTCGTTAATGAGTTCCTTCAGGAACCTCCACGCCCTCCACAGACCTTTGACATGGGTCAGCTGTTAGAGGAAATGCAGCAGATTGACCAGCAGAGCTACAGACAAGCTCCACAGAGAG CTCCTGATGTGGCAGCGCTGGCTCTCTCTGGTGACTGGGTGGAGGAGTTCCTCCAAGGCTCTGACTCTGCCTCCGCCCCGGGGCTCATTGCGCTTGGTGATACTGCAGATGCTGATTGGACGAAAGAATTTATTGCCGAGGCAGCAG atCCTGGCCGCTGGGCAGAAGAGTATCTGGAGCAGTCTGAGGAGAAGTTGTGGCTGGGGGATCTTGGAGACAAGGCAAATGAATG GACTAAGGAGTATCAAGCAGAAGACGAGCTGAGGCAGACAGCCAATGAGCTTGTCTCAAAGGTTGATGACCCCAAGTTACAAAACACAGAG tTCCTGCGATTCATTAGGCAAATTGGCGAGGGCACTGTGACAGTGGAGAGcaagacagacaaacagctcACAGATAAAGCTCAGGCCGAGAATGCTCAGAACTGGGCCTCCAACCTCAACCAG TTCCTGATGAAGACGGGGGGAGGGAGTCTTCCCCTGGAACCCCCAGAGGTGAATAAGAAGATTGACAAAGTAAAAGCTAAACAAGCAGAGCAGTGGGCCAGAGTCGTCAGGCAG GTGTCAGAGGAGTCGGCTGAAGCCTGGGTAGACGAGTTCGCTACATCAGGACCTGATTTTCAACAAGCGAAAGCTGCAGTGGAG AGtgatgtggatttctgggaGAAGCTGCAGCAGGAGTGGGAGGAGATGGCGAAGAGAGATGCAGAGAGTCATCCCTGGCTGTCTGACTTCGATCAGCTACTCAGCACTTCTTATGACAAG GGTTATCAGTTTGAAGAGGAGAACCCCTACTTATCCCACCCGGACCCTTTGTCAGAGGGATTGAAGAGGATGGAGGCAGGGGACATCCCTGGTGCCGTCCGGTTCTTTGAAAGTGCTGTGCAGAAGGAACCAGACAACCAGCTG GCTTGGCAATATCTGGGAACCTGTCAGGCAGAGAATGAGCAAGAATTTGCCGCCATCAGCGCCCTCCGCAG GTGTATAGAGCTGAAGAACGACAACCTGACTGCCCTCATGGCGCTGGCTGTCAGTTTCACCAATGAGTCACTGCACAGGCAGGCCTGTGAGACTCTTCGTGACTGGCTAAAGCACAATCCAAAATACCACTCTGTTTGGGAGCAGAGTGAGCGCGAATGCTCCAAAGACGGCTCCAAAGAAAGGGAGAAGGACAGAGAGAG GTCTTTGTTTACTGACGTCCAGTCCATGTACCTGCGAGCAGCCAACGTTGACCCTACCCAGGTGGACCCTCAGCTTCAGTGCGGTCTCGGCGTCCTCTTCAACCTCAGTGGAGAGTATGACAAGGCGGTGGACTGTTTCAGCGCTGCTCTCTCCGTCACTCCACAG GACTATCTGCTGTGGAATAAGCTGGGCGCCACGCTAGCCAACGGAAGCCGCTCAGAAGAGGCTGTGGCCGCCTACAGGAGAGCACTGGAACTGCAGCCTGGCTTCGTACGCAGTCGCTATAACTTGGGAATCAGCTGTGTAAACTTAGGGGCGCATag AGAGGCAGTGGAGCATTTCCTTGAAGCTTTATCTCTCCAGCGCCAGGCTGTAGAGGATGGAGCGAGAGCTCCGAGGGGTCCCGGAGGAGCTGCGGCCACTATGATGTCCGACAATATCTGGTCCACCCTGCGCATGGCTCTCAGCATGATGGGAGAGAGCTCTCTGTACGCCGCGGCCGACAGGCGAGACTTGGACACCTTGATGGCTCATTTCTGTCAGAGAGAGGTGGATGGTGGGACTGAATGA
- the pex5 gene encoding peroxisomal biogenesis factor 5 isoform X1, whose amino-acid sequence MAMRELVEAECGGANPLMKLTSHMTKEGGPWRNATAPPIHPTPIEIATEEDLVNEFLQEPPRPPQTFDMGQLLEEMQQIDQQSYRQAPQRAPDVAALALSGDWVEEFLQGSDSASAPGLIALGDTADADWTKEFIAEAADPGRWAEEYLEQSEEKLWLGDLGDKANEWTKEYQAEDELRQTANELVSKVDDPKLQNTEFLRFIRQIGEGTVTVESKTDKQLTDKAQAENAQNWASNLNQFLMKTGGGSLPLEPPEVNKKIDKVKAKQAEQWARVVRQVSEESAEAWVDEFATSGPDFQQAKAAVESDVDFWEKLQQEWEEMAKRDAESHPWLSDFDQLLSTSYDKGYQFEEENPYLSHPDPLSEGLKRMEAGDIPGAVRFFESAVQKEPDNQLAWQYLGTCQAENEQEFAAISALRRCIELKNDNLTALMALAVSFTNESLHRQACETLRDWLKHNPKYHSVWEQSERECSKDGSKEREKDRERFGSLLPESLFTDVQSMYLRAANVDPTQVDPQLQCGLGVLFNLSGEYDKAVDCFSAALSVTPQDYLLWNKLGATLANGSRSEEAVAAYRRALELQPGFVRSRYNLGISCVNLGAHREAVEHFLEALSLQRQAVEDGARAPRGPGGAAATMMSDNIWSTLRMALSMMGESSLYAAADRRDLDTLMAHFCQREVDGGTE is encoded by the exons ATGGCGATGCGTGAGTTGGTGGAGGCAGAATGTGGGGGAGCCAATCCCCTCATGAAGCTGACCAGTCACATGACCAAGGAAGGGGGGCCATGGCGGAACGCCACAGCACCTCCG attcaCCCCACTCCCATTGAAATTGCAACTGAGGAAGAT CTCGTTAATGAGTTCCTTCAGGAACCTCCACGCCCTCCACAGACCTTTGACATGGGTCAGCTGTTAGAGGAAATGCAGCAGATTGACCAGCAGAGCTACAGACAAGCTCCACAGAGAG CTCCTGATGTGGCAGCGCTGGCTCTCTCTGGTGACTGGGTGGAGGAGTTCCTCCAAGGCTCTGACTCTGCCTCCGCCCCGGGGCTCATTGCGCTTGGTGATACTGCAGATGCTGATTGGACGAAAGAATTTATTGCCGAGGCAGCAG atCCTGGCCGCTGGGCAGAAGAGTATCTGGAGCAGTCTGAGGAGAAGTTGTGGCTGGGGGATCTTGGAGACAAGGCAAATGAATG GACTAAGGAGTATCAAGCAGAAGACGAGCTGAGGCAGACAGCCAATGAGCTTGTCTCAAAGGTTGATGACCCCAAGTTACAAAACACAGAG tTCCTGCGATTCATTAGGCAAATTGGCGAGGGCACTGTGACAGTGGAGAGcaagacagacaaacagctcACAGATAAAGCTCAGGCCGAGAATGCTCAGAACTGGGCCTCCAACCTCAACCAG TTCCTGATGAAGACGGGGGGAGGGAGTCTTCCCCTGGAACCCCCAGAGGTGAATAAGAAGATTGACAAAGTAAAAGCTAAACAAGCAGAGCAGTGGGCCAGAGTCGTCAGGCAG GTGTCAGAGGAGTCGGCTGAAGCCTGGGTAGACGAGTTCGCTACATCAGGACCTGATTTTCAACAAGCGAAAGCTGCAGTGGAG AGtgatgtggatttctgggaGAAGCTGCAGCAGGAGTGGGAGGAGATGGCGAAGAGAGATGCAGAGAGTCATCCCTGGCTGTCTGACTTCGATCAGCTACTCAGCACTTCTTATGACAAG GGTTATCAGTTTGAAGAGGAGAACCCCTACTTATCCCACCCGGACCCTTTGTCAGAGGGATTGAAGAGGATGGAGGCAGGGGACATCCCTGGTGCCGTCCGGTTCTTTGAAAGTGCTGTGCAGAAGGAACCAGACAACCAGCTG GCTTGGCAATATCTGGGAACCTGTCAGGCAGAGAATGAGCAAGAATTTGCCGCCATCAGCGCCCTCCGCAG GTGTATAGAGCTGAAGAACGACAACCTGACTGCCCTCATGGCGCTGGCTGTCAGTTTCACCAATGAGTCACTGCACAGGCAGGCCTGTGAGACTCTTCGTGACTGGCTAAAGCACAATCCAAAATACCACTCTGTTTGGGAGCAGAGTGAGCGCGAATGCTCCAAAGACGGCTCCAAAGAAAGGGAGAAGGACAGAGAGAGGTTCGGGTCATTGCTGCCAGA GTCTTTGTTTACTGACGTCCAGTCCATGTACCTGCGAGCAGCCAACGTTGACCCTACCCAGGTGGACCCTCAGCTTCAGTGCGGTCTCGGCGTCCTCTTCAACCTCAGTGGAGAGTATGACAAGGCGGTGGACTGTTTCAGCGCTGCTCTCTCCGTCACTCCACAG GACTATCTGCTGTGGAATAAGCTGGGCGCCACGCTAGCCAACGGAAGCCGCTCAGAAGAGGCTGTGGCCGCCTACAGGAGAGCACTGGAACTGCAGCCTGGCTTCGTACGCAGTCGCTATAACTTGGGAATCAGCTGTGTAAACTTAGGGGCGCATag AGAGGCAGTGGAGCATTTCCTTGAAGCTTTATCTCTCCAGCGCCAGGCTGTAGAGGATGGAGCGAGAGCTCCGAGGGGTCCCGGAGGAGCTGCGGCCACTATGATGTCCGACAATATCTGGTCCACCCTGCGCATGGCTCTCAGCATGATGGGAGAGAGCTCTCTGTACGCCGCGGCCGACAGGCGAGACTTGGACACCTTGATGGCTCATTTCTGTCAGAGAGAGGTGGATGGTGGGACTGAATGA
- the pex5 gene encoding peroxisomal biogenesis factor 5 isoform X3 → MAMRELVEAECGGANPLMKLTSHMTKEGGPWRNATAPPIHPTPIEIATEEDLVNEFLQEPPRPPQTFDMGQLLEEMQQIDQQSYRQAPQRAPDVAALALSGDWVEEFLQGSDSASAPGLIALGDTADADWTKEFIAEAADPGRWAEEYLEQSEEKLWLGDLGDKANEWTKEYQAEDELRQTANELVSKVDDPKLQNTEFLRFIRQIGEGTVTVESKTDKQLTDKAQAENAQNWASNLNQVSEESAEAWVDEFATSGPDFQQAKAAVESDVDFWEKLQQEWEEMAKRDAESHPWLSDFDQLLSTSYDKGYQFEEENPYLSHPDPLSEGLKRMEAGDIPGAVRFFESAVQKEPDNQLAWQYLGTCQAENEQEFAAISALRRCIELKNDNLTALMALAVSFTNESLHRQACETLRDWLKHNPKYHSVWEQSERECSKDGSKEREKDRERFGSLLPESLFTDVQSMYLRAANVDPTQVDPQLQCGLGVLFNLSGEYDKAVDCFSAALSVTPQDYLLWNKLGATLANGSRSEEAVAAYRRALELQPGFVRSRYNLGISCVNLGAHREAVEHFLEALSLQRQAVEDGARAPRGPGGAAATMMSDNIWSTLRMALSMMGESSLYAAADRRDLDTLMAHFCQREVDGGTE, encoded by the exons ATGGCGATGCGTGAGTTGGTGGAGGCAGAATGTGGGGGAGCCAATCCCCTCATGAAGCTGACCAGTCACATGACCAAGGAAGGGGGGCCATGGCGGAACGCCACAGCACCTCCG attcaCCCCACTCCCATTGAAATTGCAACTGAGGAAGAT CTCGTTAATGAGTTCCTTCAGGAACCTCCACGCCCTCCACAGACCTTTGACATGGGTCAGCTGTTAGAGGAAATGCAGCAGATTGACCAGCAGAGCTACAGACAAGCTCCACAGAGAG CTCCTGATGTGGCAGCGCTGGCTCTCTCTGGTGACTGGGTGGAGGAGTTCCTCCAAGGCTCTGACTCTGCCTCCGCCCCGGGGCTCATTGCGCTTGGTGATACTGCAGATGCTGATTGGACGAAAGAATTTATTGCCGAGGCAGCAG atCCTGGCCGCTGGGCAGAAGAGTATCTGGAGCAGTCTGAGGAGAAGTTGTGGCTGGGGGATCTTGGAGACAAGGCAAATGAATG GACTAAGGAGTATCAAGCAGAAGACGAGCTGAGGCAGACAGCCAATGAGCTTGTCTCAAAGGTTGATGACCCCAAGTTACAAAACACAGAG tTCCTGCGATTCATTAGGCAAATTGGCGAGGGCACTGTGACAGTGGAGAGcaagacagacaaacagctcACAGATAAAGCTCAGGCCGAGAATGCTCAGAACTGGGCCTCCAACCTCAACCAG GTGTCAGAGGAGTCGGCTGAAGCCTGGGTAGACGAGTTCGCTACATCAGGACCTGATTTTCAACAAGCGAAAGCTGCAGTGGAG AGtgatgtggatttctgggaGAAGCTGCAGCAGGAGTGGGAGGAGATGGCGAAGAGAGATGCAGAGAGTCATCCCTGGCTGTCTGACTTCGATCAGCTACTCAGCACTTCTTATGACAAG GGTTATCAGTTTGAAGAGGAGAACCCCTACTTATCCCACCCGGACCCTTTGTCAGAGGGATTGAAGAGGATGGAGGCAGGGGACATCCCTGGTGCCGTCCGGTTCTTTGAAAGTGCTGTGCAGAAGGAACCAGACAACCAGCTG GCTTGGCAATATCTGGGAACCTGTCAGGCAGAGAATGAGCAAGAATTTGCCGCCATCAGCGCCCTCCGCAG GTGTATAGAGCTGAAGAACGACAACCTGACTGCCCTCATGGCGCTGGCTGTCAGTTTCACCAATGAGTCACTGCACAGGCAGGCCTGTGAGACTCTTCGTGACTGGCTAAAGCACAATCCAAAATACCACTCTGTTTGGGAGCAGAGTGAGCGCGAATGCTCCAAAGACGGCTCCAAAGAAAGGGAGAAGGACAGAGAGAGGTTCGGGTCATTGCTGCCAGA GTCTTTGTTTACTGACGTCCAGTCCATGTACCTGCGAGCAGCCAACGTTGACCCTACCCAGGTGGACCCTCAGCTTCAGTGCGGTCTCGGCGTCCTCTTCAACCTCAGTGGAGAGTATGACAAGGCGGTGGACTGTTTCAGCGCTGCTCTCTCCGTCACTCCACAG GACTATCTGCTGTGGAATAAGCTGGGCGCCACGCTAGCCAACGGAAGCCGCTCAGAAGAGGCTGTGGCCGCCTACAGGAGAGCACTGGAACTGCAGCCTGGCTTCGTACGCAGTCGCTATAACTTGGGAATCAGCTGTGTAAACTTAGGGGCGCATag AGAGGCAGTGGAGCATTTCCTTGAAGCTTTATCTCTCCAGCGCCAGGCTGTAGAGGATGGAGCGAGAGCTCCGAGGGGTCCCGGAGGAGCTGCGGCCACTATGATGTCCGACAATATCTGGTCCACCCTGCGCATGGCTCTCAGCATGATGGGAGAGAGCTCTCTGTACGCCGCGGCCGACAGGCGAGACTTGGACACCTTGATGGCTCATTTCTGTCAGAGAGAGGTGGATGGTGGGACTGAATGA
- the pex5 gene encoding peroxisomal biogenesis factor 5 isoform X4, which produces MAMRELVEAECGGANPLMKLTSHMTKEGGPWRNATAPPIHPTPIEIATEEDLVNEFLQEPPRPPQTFDMGQLLEEMQQIDQQSYRQAPQRAPDVAALALSGDWVEEFLQGSDSASAPGLIALGDTADADWTKEFIAEAADPGRWAEEYLEQSEEKLWLGDLGDKANEWTKEYQAEDELRQTANELVSKVDDPKLQNTEVSEESAEAWVDEFATSGPDFQQAKAAVESDVDFWEKLQQEWEEMAKRDAESHPWLSDFDQLLSTSYDKGYQFEEENPYLSHPDPLSEGLKRMEAGDIPGAVRFFESAVQKEPDNQLAWQYLGTCQAENEQEFAAISALRRCIELKNDNLTALMALAVSFTNESLHRQACETLRDWLKHNPKYHSVWEQSERECSKDGSKEREKDRERFGSLLPESLFTDVQSMYLRAANVDPTQVDPQLQCGLGVLFNLSGEYDKAVDCFSAALSVTPQDYLLWNKLGATLANGSRSEEAVAAYRRALELQPGFVRSRYNLGISCVNLGAHREAVEHFLEALSLQRQAVEDGARAPRGPGGAAATMMSDNIWSTLRMALSMMGESSLYAAADRRDLDTLMAHFCQREVDGGTE; this is translated from the exons ATGGCGATGCGTGAGTTGGTGGAGGCAGAATGTGGGGGAGCCAATCCCCTCATGAAGCTGACCAGTCACATGACCAAGGAAGGGGGGCCATGGCGGAACGCCACAGCACCTCCG attcaCCCCACTCCCATTGAAATTGCAACTGAGGAAGAT CTCGTTAATGAGTTCCTTCAGGAACCTCCACGCCCTCCACAGACCTTTGACATGGGTCAGCTGTTAGAGGAAATGCAGCAGATTGACCAGCAGAGCTACAGACAAGCTCCACAGAGAG CTCCTGATGTGGCAGCGCTGGCTCTCTCTGGTGACTGGGTGGAGGAGTTCCTCCAAGGCTCTGACTCTGCCTCCGCCCCGGGGCTCATTGCGCTTGGTGATACTGCAGATGCTGATTGGACGAAAGAATTTATTGCCGAGGCAGCAG atCCTGGCCGCTGGGCAGAAGAGTATCTGGAGCAGTCTGAGGAGAAGTTGTGGCTGGGGGATCTTGGAGACAAGGCAAATGAATG GACTAAGGAGTATCAAGCAGAAGACGAGCTGAGGCAGACAGCCAATGAGCTTGTCTCAAAGGTTGATGACCCCAAGTTACAAAACACAGAG GTGTCAGAGGAGTCGGCTGAAGCCTGGGTAGACGAGTTCGCTACATCAGGACCTGATTTTCAACAAGCGAAAGCTGCAGTGGAG AGtgatgtggatttctgggaGAAGCTGCAGCAGGAGTGGGAGGAGATGGCGAAGAGAGATGCAGAGAGTCATCCCTGGCTGTCTGACTTCGATCAGCTACTCAGCACTTCTTATGACAAG GGTTATCAGTTTGAAGAGGAGAACCCCTACTTATCCCACCCGGACCCTTTGTCAGAGGGATTGAAGAGGATGGAGGCAGGGGACATCCCTGGTGCCGTCCGGTTCTTTGAAAGTGCTGTGCAGAAGGAACCAGACAACCAGCTG GCTTGGCAATATCTGGGAACCTGTCAGGCAGAGAATGAGCAAGAATTTGCCGCCATCAGCGCCCTCCGCAG GTGTATAGAGCTGAAGAACGACAACCTGACTGCCCTCATGGCGCTGGCTGTCAGTTTCACCAATGAGTCACTGCACAGGCAGGCCTGTGAGACTCTTCGTGACTGGCTAAAGCACAATCCAAAATACCACTCTGTTTGGGAGCAGAGTGAGCGCGAATGCTCCAAAGACGGCTCCAAAGAAAGGGAGAAGGACAGAGAGAGGTTCGGGTCATTGCTGCCAGA GTCTTTGTTTACTGACGTCCAGTCCATGTACCTGCGAGCAGCCAACGTTGACCCTACCCAGGTGGACCCTCAGCTTCAGTGCGGTCTCGGCGTCCTCTTCAACCTCAGTGGAGAGTATGACAAGGCGGTGGACTGTTTCAGCGCTGCTCTCTCCGTCACTCCACAG GACTATCTGCTGTGGAATAAGCTGGGCGCCACGCTAGCCAACGGAAGCCGCTCAGAAGAGGCTGTGGCCGCCTACAGGAGAGCACTGGAACTGCAGCCTGGCTTCGTACGCAGTCGCTATAACTTGGGAATCAGCTGTGTAAACTTAGGGGCGCATag AGAGGCAGTGGAGCATTTCCTTGAAGCTTTATCTCTCCAGCGCCAGGCTGTAGAGGATGGAGCGAGAGCTCCGAGGGGTCCCGGAGGAGCTGCGGCCACTATGATGTCCGACAATATCTGGTCCACCCTGCGCATGGCTCTCAGCATGATGGGAGAGAGCTCTCTGTACGCCGCGGCCGACAGGCGAGACTTGGACACCTTGATGGCTCATTTCTGTCAGAGAGAGGTGGATGGTGGGACTGAATGA
- the cdca3 gene encoding cell division cycle-associated protein 3, with product MGSSESKMTASAAIKPEPAFKKTHISHLIDPRSPSAGIERTPIQVGQLVSKTSAEMKSECPVVFSDPRSPTIGITRTPVREVMRATVGSFARRLGMIFHSEVEGKLPEGHQKGFRGASKKEEDFISEELASTEPLLGPQLSSNLNEHANLLVTPVQPPLQSVEKLSPFVLPEEPQVEVEIETEADISLEEAEEARESPVHKRLSMSLITCHEGAPSPRAFAEVHRENISSPEPGAEVEPLGDGVDHAYALPSATIEADSPVEPAPSNTLPSATIEADSPVEPAPSNTDADDSIAQPEKEETKELGKEANLLPSGPPCVRGPEQPQACTGIRCPTFDSKSPSQTVFKPQWLGNGFRPSGLRARGVQGLGGKGGSSPLAIRVAVKNVANENKGQSGKLKQKGTEGRSPLQILKKTNSPRDQHAQMKLKTSTPDKQRAGQMDRRVLAVCLDKENR from the exons ATGGGATCAAGTGAGAGTAAGATGACTGCATCTGCAGCCATAAAACCAGAGCCAGCCTTCAAAAAGACTCACATCAGTCACCTCATCGATCCTCGCTCCCCCTCAGCTGGCATAGAACGAACACCTATTCAG GTTGGGCAGCTTGTGTCCAAAACGTCTGCTGAGATGAAAAGCGAGTGCCCTGTGGTGTTCAGTGATCCACGTTCACCTACCATTGGCATTACCCGCACCCCTGTGAGAGAAGTCATGAGAG CAACAGTCGGGTCCTTTGCTCGTCGCCTGGGTATGATTTTTCACAGTGAGGTTGAAGGGAAACTCCCCGAAGGCCATCAGAAAGGCTTCCGTGGCGCATCAAAGAAAGAGGAGGACTTTATAAGTGAAGAGCTGGCATCCACTGAGCCCCTCCTGGGCCCACAGCTGTCCAGCAACCTTAATGAACATGCTAACTTACTGGTGACACCTGTCCAGCCCCCTCTCCAGAGCGTAGAGAAATTGAGTCCTTTTGTGCTTCCTGAAGAGcctcaggtggaggtggagataGAAACTGAAGCAGATATTAGCCtggaggaggctgaggaagcaAGAGAGTCTCCTGTTCACAAGAGACTGAGCATGAGCCTGATAACCTGCCACGAGGGCGCTCCCTCCCCCCGAGCCTTTGCAGAGGTCCATCGTGAAAATATTTCATCCCCAGAACCTGGGGCAGAAGTGGAGCCACTCGGGGATGGTGTGGATCACGCTTACGCCCTTCCTTCTGCTACCATTGAAGCAGACTCTCCTGTTGAACCTGCCCCCTCCAACACCCTTCCTTCTGCTACCATTGAAGCAGACTCTCCTGTTGAACCTGCCCCCTCCAACACTGATGCTGATGATTCCATTGCACAGCCAGAGAAGGAAGAAACTAAAGAGCTCGGTAAAGAAGCTAATTTGCTTCCATCCGGTCCACCATGCGTTCGTGGTCCTGAGCAGCCACAGGCCTGCACCGGCATCCGCTGCCCCACCTTTGACTCAAAGAGCCCCAGCCAGACTGTTTTCAAACCGCAGTGGCTGGGAAATGGCTTTCGTCCATCTGGGCTCAGAGCGAGAGGAGTGCAGGGGCTCGGTGGAAAAGGAGGCTCCTCTCCTCTCGCCATCCGTGTGGCCGTTAAGAACGTAGCCAACGAAAACAAAGGACAGTCTGGAAAACTGAAGCAGAAAG gaACTGAAGGCCGCTCCCCGCTGCAGATCCTCAAGAAGACCAACTCACCCAGAGACCAGCACGCTCAG ATGAAGCTGAAGACGTCCACTCCCGACAAGCAGAGGGCTGGACAGATGGACCGCCGAGTGCTGGCTGTGTGTCTGGATAAGGAGAACCGATGA